Proteins found in one Thermoplasmata archaeon genomic segment:
- the gltS gene encoding sodium/glutamate symporter, translated as MDEIILDMFQSAALGALVLVIGVFLVNHVAFFRKYCIPSAVVGGLIFSVIMLLLYEGAGVEIVFEDTFKNNCMNLFFCSIGFMASVSMIKAGGKMVLIVGGLIGALIIIQNIVGMASVTLFGLEPGYGLALGSISLAGGHGTAAAYGEILVEDYGLVGADVIAVASATVGLAIAGLLGGPLARRLISKHSLKSDEVEPEEVKEKADVMNKDSLLMAMILLAVCIGLGMVLDQIFTDIGVVFPSYFGGLILAIIVRNIADMKGYELPVKEIETIGWLGLCLFLSMALMGIKLWQIAGLAGAMIATLVIQTVIIILFAYYVVFRFAGRDYEASAITAGFVGFGIGATPNAVANVEAIKKEYGPAQIATFVIPLVGGVVLDIINVTVLTITLNLL; from the coding sequence GTGGATGAGATCATTCTTGACATGTTCCAAAGCGCTGCGTTGGGCGCTCTGGTGTTGGTAATCGGCGTATTCCTCGTGAATCACGTCGCATTCTTCAGGAAGTACTGCATCCCATCCGCAGTCGTCGGAGGCCTGATCTTTTCCGTCATCATGCTTCTGCTCTATGAGGGGGCAGGTGTCGAGATTGTCTTCGAAGATACCTTCAAGAACAACTGTATGAACCTGTTCTTCTGCTCCATCGGTTTCATGGCGTCGGTATCCATGATCAAGGCAGGGGGTAAGATGGTCCTGATAGTCGGCGGTCTTATCGGAGCCCTGATCATCATCCAGAACATTGTAGGGATGGCATCGGTGACCCTTTTCGGATTGGAGCCCGGATATGGTCTGGCTTTGGGTTCCATTTCATTGGCCGGAGGACACGGAACGGCGGCCGCTTATGGAGAAATCCTTGTGGAGGACTATGGGCTGGTAGGTGCCGACGTCATAGCCGTGGCTTCTGCTACAGTAGGGCTTGCGATCGCAGGATTGTTGGGAGGACCTTTGGCCAGACGTCTCATCTCAAAACACAGTCTCAAATCCGATGAGGTGGAGCCTGAAGAGGTCAAGGAAAAGGCAGACGTCATGAATAAGGACAGTTTGCTCATGGCGATGATCCTTCTCGCCGTCTGTATCGGTTTAGGGATGGTATTGGACCAAATATTTACCGACATCGGGGTCGTTTTCCCCTCCTATTTCGGCGGGCTCATTCTTGCGATAATTGTCAGGAACATAGCGGATATGAAAGGATACGAGCTGCCAGTGAAAGAGATTGAGACAATCGGCTGGCTCGGGCTTTGTCTGTTCCTTTCGATGGCATTGATGGGCATTAAGCTATGGCAGATAGCAGGCCTGGCGGGAGCGATGATAGCTACTCTGGTCATTCAGACCGTAATCATAATCCTTTTCGCATACTATGTCGTGTTCAGATTCGCCGGAAGGGATTATGAGGCGTCAGCCATAACAGCAGGTTTCGTTGGTTTCGGTATCGGTGCGACACCGAACGCGGTCGCGAATGTCGAGGCAATAAAGAAAGAGTATGGTCCGGCCCAGATTGCAACATTCGTGATTCCATTGGTCGGCGGTGTGGTATTGGACATCATCAACGTGACCGTTCTGACAATCACATTGAATCTGTTGTGA
- a CDS encoding tetratricopeptide repeat protein yields the protein MENLPVFASSDEYRLWKVLNGKVPENRLESITAKILSSDGFIHPAILTSLMDALSKDQKKVPTDTLISLASKSRPQDSSPTVRATEILIDQGETKAAAELLSRNKSKDRFSIYLAEAKLYHGDGDKFKSVESAKKALDIDPANREIYSILKEDDPYGPWEDMESVYDAREQLESKTPVDEKYKELYLIYKNWHRGNKDSATNRLINSEHYKNGEWEFLLVSARTSADEDDWRSAKMVYDKIGSKAPTYVRLEAAEAFIAGHEPDEALNIYDELDLSIVRVLQGRIMAYAHMGSDKDLMNAIYDYLDNENSGSQDYSEIIDMLVNNGSLEDAKYLLNRMSHSNKKDPNYQVSKSKYLLKRGDVRGASKTARTAVIFAKNEPSVRVLAARMRFINNDVKGAEKECDKLLSEDPKYFEALVLKKDIMVSRQDIQGALDVCRRILDIEPNDIPTMFTLSTALSGTGDMSGAMMTLRNVLRLEPSRENVLNVVGSMIEEGMYREAMFLCYDLERDTAPDPMIRRLRGNAEYALGEYMKASVSYAAAAELAPHDPVIWHSKGMADEARGDLDSAEASYNRAVTLDLNESQYWISKASIQEKMEDLYGAIDSLNRAIELDPDSIYAMVRKAVILEKSGKYKEALYFVDMCAVTEPSNADVALMKARILRESGAAESALKKAKDVYDKTKSEESALEVASCCLALRKRAEALDVVSEALTKYPDSARLRVAMDSIHEGSAELEDQTETLPETAEEDPAAIKAIAESMMAMGDYRSALRQIDRAISLEGDDVSYTCLKAEILIRLGEFSNAQNLVSDALKDNPKSGVLHESLGDVKMAKSEYRGALQEYEKAITLGLNLPSVLAKKGDAQQGLGYYDRSIDSYTMAVARDTENIPLHYELAFKLYERGYMARAEKEAKEILQQAPDDARTIILFAKIERESRKDLGILDAYKMFKASNIKDKDAIREMVEVLNSAGHDEEARNLIRDEPEKFEDTRIKRSAEKVLRRAYVSRTAPDDEDLLLSLGFEGGDLEEIQEYIRKEAPYGEIVPGSPEFQKMEHASNDIIMRMSWKDLETKPKLPLDRVYVSGSFKDVDEAKRLISYVYKAMNAKVIRDESMKIVLDRVQGTSIYEIMRACKVGVYQARQIQLLTGVDQ from the coding sequence ATGGAGAATCTGCCTGTTTTTGCTAGCTCTGATGAGTACCGTCTTTGGAAGGTACTCAACGGAAAGGTTCCCGAGAACAGGTTGGAATCAATCACAGCCAAGATCCTCTCATCGGATGGTTTCATACACCCTGCCATTCTCACTAGTCTGATGGATGCTCTTTCCAAGGATCAGAAGAAGGTTCCCACTGATACGCTGATATCCCTGGCATCGAAATCGCGTCCTCAGGACAGTTCCCCGACAGTAAGGGCCACCGAGATCCTCATAGACCAAGGCGAGACGAAGGCCGCAGCAGAACTCCTATCAAGGAACAAGTCAAAGGACCGTTTCTCCATCTATCTTGCGGAGGCCAAGCTGTATCATGGAGACGGGGACAAGTTCAAATCCGTGGAAAGCGCCAAGAAAGCGTTGGATATCGACCCTGCCAACAGAGAGATCTACAGTATCCTGAAGGAAGACGATCCCTACGGCCCTTGGGAGGATATGGAATCGGTATATGATGCAAGGGAGCAACTGGAGTCGAAGACCCCGGTGGACGAGAAGTACAAGGAGCTCTATCTGATATACAAGAATTGGCATAGAGGCAACAAGGATTCAGCTACTAATAGGCTGATCAATTCTGAACATTACAAGAATGGGGAATGGGAGTTCCTGCTGGTCTCCGCCAGGACATCAGCGGACGAGGATGATTGGCGCTCCGCCAAGATGGTTTATGATAAGATCGGCAGCAAGGCCCCCACCTATGTGCGTCTTGAGGCAGCCGAGGCATTCATAGCCGGTCATGAGCCCGATGAGGCATTGAACATCTATGATGAGTTGGACCTTTCCATCGTAAGGGTACTCCAAGGGAGGATAATGGCGTATGCCCACATGGGCTCGGATAAGGACCTGATGAACGCCATCTACGATTATCTGGACAATGAGAACTCCGGTTCCCAGGATTATTCGGAGATCATCGATATGCTTGTGAACAACGGTTCCCTGGAAGATGCGAAGTATCTCCTGAACCGCATGTCTCATTCGAACAAGAAGGATCCTAACTATCAGGTATCCAAATCGAAGTATCTTTTGAAGAGAGGCGATGTCCGCGGGGCATCCAAGACTGCCAGGACAGCTGTGATATTCGCTAAGAACGAACCCTCAGTAAGGGTGCTGGCAGCGAGGATGAGGTTCATCAACAACGATGTGAAGGGGGCTGAGAAGGAATGCGACAAGCTCCTTTCAGAGGACCCGAAGTACTTCGAGGCGCTGGTCCTGAAGAAGGACATAATGGTCAGCAGGCAGGACATCCAGGGTGCATTGGATGTCTGCAGAAGGATCCTGGACATAGAGCCTAACGATATCCCGACCATGTTCACCCTTTCCACCGCGCTCAGCGGAACAGGCGACATGAGCGGGGCAATGATGACCCTGAGGAACGTGCTGCGTCTGGAGCCGTCCAGAGAGAACGTGCTCAATGTCGTGGGTTCCATGATAGAGGAGGGCATGTACAGGGAGGCCATGTTCCTCTGTTACGATCTTGAGAGGGATACCGCTCCTGATCCGATGATCAGGAGGCTGAGAGGCAATGCAGAATATGCCCTGGGCGAATACATGAAGGCATCAGTTTCTTATGCTGCAGCTGCGGAGCTGGCCCCTCATGACCCTGTCATTTGGCATTCGAAAGGAATGGCCGACGAGGCCAGAGGAGACCTTGATTCCGCAGAGGCGTCCTACAACAGGGCGGTAACGCTGGACCTCAACGAATCCCAGTATTGGATATCCAAGGCTTCGATACAGGAGAAGATGGAGGATCTCTACGGTGCGATAGATTCCCTGAACCGTGCGATTGAGCTAGATCCGGATTCCATTTATGCAATGGTCCGCAAAGCGGTGATCCTGGAGAAGAGCGGAAAATACAAGGAGGCGCTGTATTTCGTCGACATGTGTGCCGTTACAGAGCCGTCCAACGCCGATGTCGCATTGATGAAGGCCAGGATACTGAGGGAATCTGGTGCCGCAGAGAGTGCCCTGAAGAAGGCCAAGGATGTTTACGATAAGACAAAGTCGGAAGAATCCGCGTTGGAAGTAGCATCATGCTGTCTGGCCTTGCGCAAGAGGGCAGAGGCTCTGGATGTGGTCAGCGAGGCGTTGACCAAGTACCCTGATTCCGCACGCCTTAGGGTAGCCATGGATTCGATCCATGAAGGTTCAGCAGAGTTAGAGGATCAGACAGAAACGTTACCGGAGACGGCAGAGGAGGATCCGGCTGCAATCAAGGCCATAGCGGAATCCATGATGGCCATGGGAGATTATAGGAGCGCTCTCAGACAGATCGACCGTGCGATCTCCCTTGAAGGAGACGATGTTTCGTACACATGTCTGAAGGCGGAGATTCTTATACGTCTCGGCGAGTTCAGCAACGCCCAGAATCTGGTCAGCGATGCATTGAAGGACAATCCCAAGAGCGGTGTTCTGCATGAATCCTTGGGTGACGTCAAGATGGCCAAATCCGAATACAGAGGAGCGCTTCAGGAATACGAGAAGGCGATAACCCTCGGACTGAACCTTCCTTCGGTATTGGCGAAGAAAGGGGATGCGCAGCAGGGGTTGGGCTATTACGACAGGTCCATCGACAGCTACACTATGGCCGTTGCCAGGGATACTGAAAACATACCTCTACATTACGAACTCGCTTTCAAACTATATGAGAGAGGTTACATGGCCCGTGCCGAGAAGGAGGCCAAGGAGATTCTGCAGCAGGCTCCAGATGATGCCCGCACGATCATACTTTTCGCAAAGATCGAGAGGGAATCCCGTAAGGACCTTGGAATCTTGGATGCCTATAAGATGTTCAAGGCCAGCAACATCAAGGACAAGGACGCCATCAGAGAGATGGTCGAGGTCCTGAACAGTGCGGGACACGACGAGGAGGCCAGGAACCTCATAAGGGATGAGCCCGAGAAGTTCGAGGATACGAGGATCAAGAGATCCGCAGAGAAGGTTCTGCGCCGCGCATACGTATCCAGGACCGCTCCGGATGATGAGGATCTTCTCCTGTCATTGGGGTTCGAGGGCGGAGATCTGGAGGAAATCCAGGAATACATCCGCAAAGAGGCCCCGTACGGTGAAATCGTACCTGGTTCTCCCGAATTCCAGAAGATGGAGCATGCTTCGAACGACATCATCATGAGGATGAGCTGGAAGGATCTGGAGACCAAACCAAAACTGCCGTTGGACAGGGTGTATGTATCGGGTTCGTTCAAGGATGTGGATGAGGCCAAGCGTCTTATTTCCTACGTCTACAAGGCGATGAATGCGAAGGTCATCCGCGACGAGTCGATGAAGATAGTTCTGGACAGGGTACAGGGGACCAGTATCTACGAGATAATGAGGGCATGCAAGGTCGGTGTATACCAGGCCAGGCAGATACAGCTGCTGACCGGTGTGGATCAGTAA
- the truD gene encoding tRNA pseudouridine(13) synthase TruD, producing MMYRKCITAETGIGMHNYLCDTDGTGGHLKTLPEDFIVREISSPPRQKDNGDYSIATVTARNWETNRMVRLMSRSMGVSRDRIGFAGTKDKRAVTTQLMSVYGTEDLWKKVDLKDLEIKDIYRGARGIDIGDLVGNEFEITIKDCTMEPSLIKDTVDQDIGIIKKTGGFPNYFGVQRFGAVRPVTHLVGERLVRGDIKGAAMTYITFTTDEEEERLRLKRQELASTDVSEWDKIFHSIPPAMAFERMMVGVLMKDPENWIGAIDIVPANLQMMFVHAYQSWLFNEMLSRRMDAGLPLNMPVEGDIVIPLDANKIPQHENPILTTSKNIDLVTRQVRAGRAFVTITLFGSDGELAEGEMGEIERKVIEENKLSHEDFIIPGLQRCTSKGSRREILCPLKEIGYEMTEEGYKLNFSLPKGNYATCLLREFMKSEMRDY from the coding sequence CTGATGTATCGCAAGTGCATAACGGCCGAGACAGGCATCGGAATGCACAACTACCTGTGCGACACAGACGGCACCGGTGGCCATCTGAAGACACTTCCAGAGGATTTCATAGTCAGAGAGATCTCCAGCCCACCTAGGCAGAAAGACAACGGGGATTATTCTATCGCTACCGTTACTGCAAGAAATTGGGAGACCAACCGTATGGTCAGGCTCATGTCCCGCAGCATGGGCGTGTCCAGAGACCGTATCGGTTTCGCAGGAACCAAGGACAAAAGAGCGGTCACCACGCAGCTGATGTCCGTCTACGGCACAGAGGACCTTTGGAAAAAGGTCGACCTCAAGGATTTGGAGATCAAAGATATCTACAGGGGCGCCAGAGGCATAGACATCGGCGACCTTGTCGGGAACGAGTTCGAAATAACGATCAAAGACTGCACCATGGAACCTTCCCTGATCAAAGATACTGTCGACCAGGATATCGGCATAATAAAGAAGACCGGGGGATTCCCCAACTATTTCGGAGTACAGAGATTCGGTGCAGTGAGGCCGGTCACCCATCTTGTCGGTGAAAGGCTCGTCCGCGGCGACATTAAGGGCGCTGCGATGACATATATAACATTCACAACAGACGAGGAGGAGGAAAGGCTCCGTCTGAAGAGACAGGAACTGGCCTCCACAGATGTTTCCGAATGGGACAAGATATTCCATTCCATACCTCCGGCGATGGCCTTCGAAAGGATGATGGTCGGAGTGCTTATGAAGGATCCCGAGAATTGGATCGGGGCCATTGACATCGTCCCTGCGAATCTGCAGATGATGTTCGTCCACGCGTACCAATCATGGCTTTTCAACGAGATGCTGAGCAGGCGTATGGATGCGGGACTCCCGCTGAATATGCCTGTCGAAGGAGACATCGTCATCCCTCTGGATGCGAACAAGATCCCTCAGCATGAGAACCCGATACTCACAACCTCGAAGAACATCGACCTGGTGACCAGACAGGTCAGGGCAGGAAGGGCTTTCGTCACCATCACCCTCTTCGGTTCGGACGGAGAGCTGGCGGAAGGAGAGATGGGTGAGATCGAGAGGAAGGTCATCGAAGAGAACAAACTGAGTCACGAGGATTTCATCATCCCCGGACTCCAGAGATGCACCTCCAAGGGCAGCAGAAGGGAGATACTCTGTCCTCTCAAGGAAATCGGTTATGAGATGACTGAGGAAGGATACAAACTTAACTTCTCACTCCCTAAAGGGAACTACGCCACCTGCCTTCTCAGAGAATTCATGAAGTCCGAGATGAGAGATTACTGA
- a CDS encoding DNA-directed RNA polymerase subunit L — translation MMPLTMQTYLIEKTKTSIKIGFKDPNMTLITPMIKALNEDSNVKLVRYIDQHPELIDRALYVEVTKGDPAKAIEKAAESVSKYYSS, via the coding sequence ATGATGCCATTGACTATGCAGACTTATCTCATCGAGAAGACAAAGACCTCCATCAAGATCGGGTTCAAGGATCCTAACATGACCCTTATCACCCCTATGATCAAGGCATTGAACGAGGATTCGAACGTCAAACTCGTCAGATATATCGATCAGCACCCCGAACTCATCGACCGTGCACTCTATGTCGAGGTCACCAAGGGAGACCCCGCCAAGGCGATCGAGAAGGCGGCGGAATCGGTATCCAAATACTACTCCAGCTGA
- a CDS encoding DUF126 domain-containing protein — MIFQGRSISNGKARGEVIKLDEPLSFLGGVDGSTGDLRVREGNVAGKILVFPKGKGSTVGSYVMYDLMVHGKEPAAVINEAAETIVATGAVISSIPMVDQIPSVRLFEDGDIVNINATAGTVDIEGIDYKEVVSSVVSKDGKCVLEKRPERNHSFPGYWSLVAGKIEPGESPEDAARREIFEETAIEVGKPLGTMDPLYVREGKTLFKVYPFHFDAGNQEVILNEENERFIWASIDEAKEMRTVTDTVLVMSHFLL, encoded by the coding sequence GTGATCTTCCAGGGGCGCAGCATATCTAATGGAAAGGCCAGAGGAGAGGTGATCAAACTCGATGAACCTCTGAGCTTCCTCGGAGGAGTGGACGGTTCCACTGGGGATCTGAGGGTCAGAGAAGGCAATGTGGCCGGAAAGATCCTGGTCTTCCCCAAAGGAAAGGGGAGCACGGTCGGTTCATATGTCATGTACGACCTGATGGTCCACGGCAAGGAACCTGCGGCCGTGATCAATGAGGCTGCCGAGACAATTGTGGCCACCGGTGCGGTGATATCATCGATACCCATGGTAGACCAGATCCCATCGGTCAGACTGTTCGAGGATGGGGACATCGTCAATATCAATGCGACCGCGGGAACCGTCGATATCGAAGGCATCGACTACAAAGAGGTCGTCTCTTCCGTAGTTTCCAAAGACGGCAAATGTGTATTGGAGAAACGTCCGGAGAGGAACCACTCCTTCCCCGGATACTGGTCCTTGGTAGCAGGAAAGATCGAGCCTGGGGAGTCTCCAGAAGATGCGGCACGCAGAGAGATATTCGAGGAAACAGCAATCGAAGTCGGGAAACCGCTCGGAACGATGGATCCCTTATACGTTCGTGAGGGCAAGACGCTGTTCAAAGTGTACCCGTTCCATTTCGATGCTGGGAATCAGGAAGTAATACTGAACGAGGAAAATGAAAGATTCATCTGGGCATCGATAGATGAAGCAAAGGAGATGAGGACGGTAACGGACACCGTGCTCGTGATGTCGCATTTTCTCCTATAA
- a CDS encoding DUF521 domain-containing protein, whose product MDLTREEEAILNGEQGEGRQKAMELVTALGKIYGADSLIDITSAHLSGASYKTIGDGGLKYLEDLVGGGATVSVPSTLNPVGMDRNRWKEMHISEEFAQKQLRIIDLYGQMGIKKTCSCTPYVGPNVPSMGDHVAWSESSALSFVNSYIGARTNREGGPGALAAAILGKTANYGLHLDEKRKPTVVIDADIDGSIFSYSLLGQAVGMAIGSGVPFFKNISPEVEEAKALCAAMAASGSIALYHVDGVTPEAGNFDVSDLEVIHIGKQELEAAYSKLNKTEDVQLIAIGCPHLTEKEMHQIASFLKDKEKKNKDIEVWFCTSTEIREKCAEDVKIMERFGPVLADTCMVVAPIEGTFERTATNSAKAGNYLPTLCSQKAMCRDISALMELVL is encoded by the coding sequence ATGGACCTCACAAGGGAAGAGGAAGCGATTCTAAACGGAGAACAGGGAGAAGGCAGACAGAAGGCCATGGAATTGGTCACTGCCCTGGGAAAGATCTACGGGGCTGACAGCCTCATCGATATCACATCCGCACACCTGTCCGGAGCATCATACAAGACCATCGGCGATGGCGGGCTCAAATACCTGGAGGACCTGGTCGGAGGAGGCGCCACCGTATCGGTGCCATCCACGCTGAACCCTGTCGGCATGGATAGGAACAGGTGGAAGGAGATGCACATCTCCGAAGAATTCGCTCAGAAGCAACTCAGGATCATCGACCTTTACGGCCAGATGGGAATCAAGAAGACCTGTTCCTGCACACCGTATGTAGGCCCCAATGTGCCCTCGATGGGCGATCACGTAGCCTGGTCCGAATCCTCTGCCTTGAGTTTCGTCAACTCATATATCGGGGCAAGGACCAACAGAGAAGGAGGGCCTGGAGCCCTAGCTGCGGCTATCCTCGGAAAGACGGCGAATTATGGTCTACACCTCGACGAGAAAAGGAAACCGACAGTGGTGATAGATGCAGATATAGACGGTTCTATCTTCTCATACTCCTTACTGGGCCAAGCCGTTGGAATGGCCATCGGCTCTGGCGTGCCGTTCTTCAAGAACATCTCTCCCGAAGTGGAGGAGGCCAAGGCGCTGTGTGCGGCCATGGCTGCATCAGGATCCATAGCACTCTACCATGTGGACGGGGTTACCCCCGAAGCAGGGAACTTCGACGTATCCGACCTGGAGGTCATCCACATCGGCAAGCAGGAATTAGAGGCCGCTTACTCCAAACTTAACAAGACCGAGGATGTCCAGCTGATAGCGATCGGATGCCCCCATCTCACCGAGAAGGAGATGCATCAGATCGCCTCTTTCCTCAAAGACAAGGAGAAGAAGAACAAGGACATCGAGGTATGGTTCTGCACCTCTACCGAGATCAGGGAGAAATGTGCGGAGGATGTCAAGATCATGGAGAGGTTCGGACCTGTGTTGGCGGACACATGCATGGTGGTTGCACCGATAGAGGGAACATTCGAGAGGACCGCCACCAATTCGGCCAAGGCCGGAAACTATCTTCCAACACTTTGCTCGCAAAAAGCCATGTGCAGGGACATCTCAGCCCTAATGGAGTTGGTACTGTGA
- a CDS encoding SEL1-like repeat protein: protein MQSLEQLTSMAEAGDVQSRFKLGQIFALGEGAEQNDATAFDWYLKAAKGGNTLAAVVVGICYSNGIVVAKDEEEAAMWFFRASLKGNLDAYLVLFNYYKTHETPEDGAVFEYYLKRSEDDADAAFILGKLYELGVGGGFDPVKAYESYKKSESMGDLDGSCQVAICVLNGTGVKRDRVEGAKLLQALVDKKFVPAYLALAKCYEYGFGVERDHKKTFALYDEAADLGSVDAMYNLGRCYMDGIGVAKDGNYSNSWYYVAATRGSREGLYGMARCYLGGVGEDKNRDKGIQYLERAASMGQTDAMIMLGQLYAKGKQVPKNTKLSAEWFKIAADLGDGYAQLITGDNYAEGIGFRKDAKTALEYYMKSAAHGNTIACYNIGTAYALGRGVEKNNELSFEWLNRAAEDNFMKAMFSVAEAYSKGRGTAKDSEKAFELHKKLADNGFGKSQYHVAYAYFEGVGTDKNDKLAFEWFSKGAETGNVLCQYYTGYCYANGIGTKSDEKKALIWYTRAAEQGHVVSREIVEGATGKKIELKGDESPFQSYLFSANNGDPDAMFIVGRCYLDGVGTEKDPAEAKRWFNKGAAGGNLASKRALLQMRNAGL from the coding sequence ATGCAATCCTTAGAGCAATTGACTTCTATGGCTGAAGCGGGGGACGTGCAGTCCCGCTTCAAGCTTGGGCAGATCTTTGCACTCGGAGAGGGGGCGGAGCAGAACGATGCTACCGCTTTCGATTGGTATCTCAAGGCAGCGAAAGGAGGGAACACTCTGGCTGCTGTCGTCGTAGGTATCTGTTACAGCAACGGCATTGTTGTTGCAAAGGATGAGGAAGAGGCCGCCATGTGGTTCTTCCGTGCTTCTCTGAAAGGCAATCTGGATGCTTATCTGGTTCTGTTCAACTACTACAAAACGCACGAAACGCCCGAAGACGGTGCGGTTTTCGAATATTACTTAAAGAGATCGGAGGACGATGCGGATGCTGCATTCATTCTCGGAAAACTCTACGAACTCGGAGTCGGAGGCGGATTTGATCCTGTCAAGGCATATGAATCCTACAAGAAATCCGAGTCCATGGGGGATCTAGACGGTTCCTGCCAGGTCGCAATATGTGTCCTCAACGGTACCGGAGTAAAAAGGGATCGCGTGGAGGGTGCAAAGCTGCTCCAGGCGCTCGTAGATAAGAAATTCGTGCCTGCGTACCTAGCATTGGCGAAATGCTATGAGTACGGATTCGGCGTGGAGCGCGATCATAAGAAGACATTCGCTCTATATGACGAAGCGGCGGATCTGGGATCCGTCGATGCCATGTACAACCTCGGAAGGTGCTACATGGACGGAATCGGAGTGGCCAAAGACGGCAATTATTCCAATTCCTGGTATTATGTCGCGGCTACCAGAGGTTCCCGCGAAGGATTATACGGCATGGCCAGATGCTATTTGGGCGGTGTCGGCGAGGATAAGAACAGGGACAAAGGTATCCAGTATCTGGAGAGGGCCGCATCCATGGGGCAGACCGATGCTATGATCATGCTCGGACAGCTTTATGCGAAGGGCAAACAGGTCCCCAAGAACACCAAGCTCTCGGCAGAATGGTTCAAGATAGCGGCAGACCTCGGTGACGGATATGCCCAGTTGATCACCGGAGACAATTATGCTGAAGGTATCGGATTCAGAAAGGATGCTAAGACTGCTCTCGAGTATTATATGAAATCAGCGGCGCATGGAAACACCATCGCATGCTACAACATCGGAACGGCATATGCTCTCGGAAGAGGTGTGGAGAAGAATAACGAACTGTCCTTCGAATGGTTGAACCGTGCTGCGGAGGATAACTTCATGAAGGCCATGTTCTCGGTCGCTGAAGCCTATTCCAAGGGAAGAGGAACCGCAAAGGACTCCGAGAAAGCGTTTGAGCTCCACAAGAAACTTGCAGACAATGGGTTCGGAAAATCCCAATACCATGTCGCATACGCCTACTTCGAGGGTGTTGGAACCGATAAGAACGATAAACTCGCATTCGAGTGGTTCAGCAAGGGTGCCGAGACTGGAAACGTCCTCTGCCAATACTACACTGGATACTGCTACGCCAACGGAATCGGAACCAAGTCCGATGAGAAGAAGGCGCTCATTTGGTATACGCGTGCGGCAGAGCAGGGACATGTTGTCTCAAGAGAGATCGTAGAGGGGGCCACAGGCAAGAAGATAGAACTCAAGGGAGATGAATCTCCGTTCCAGTCCTATCTGTTCTCTGCCAACAACGGCGATCCCGATGCGATGTTCATTGTTGGACGCTGTTATCTCGACGGAGTCGGAACTGAGAAGGATCCTGCCGAGGCCAAGAGGTGGTTCAACAAAGGTGCCGCAGGCGGCAACCTCGCATCCAAGAGAGCGCTCCTCCAGATGAGGAACGCTGGTCTCTGA
- a CDS encoding exosome protein, translating into MQVTFHWVRVQTFCYATERQDLLEDTLKELLGDIEFEEEITESEHGNTMMILETRITKQREFTELFSKLGDVILDSILEDIDNRVDEDDMFYLRLDKQKAVQGIYEIAHHGDVISIFGKVQAHPAKKDVAVKVMTDFIQDIKKARPRSVRS; encoded by the coding sequence ATGCAGGTAACCTTCCACTGGGTAAGGGTGCAGACCTTCTGCTACGCCACTGAGAGGCAGGATCTGCTGGAAGACACATTGAAGGAGCTCTTGGGCGATATCGAGTTCGAAGAGGAGATCACCGAGAGCGAGCATGGGAACACCATGATGATCCTGGAGACCCGTATCACCAAGCAGAGGGAGTTTACGGAACTGTTCTCCAAATTAGGCGACGTCATCCTGGACAGCATACTCGAGGATATCGACAACCGCGTGGATGAGGACGATATGTTCTATCTCCGTCTCGATAAGCAGAAGGCCGTCCAAGGTATCTACGAGATTGCTCATCACGGTGACGTTATCTCCATATTTGGCAAGGTACAGGCCCACCCCGCGAAGAAAGATGTGGCCGTAAAGGTCATGACAGACTTCATTCAGGACATCAAGAAAGCTCGTCCTCGATCGGTTCGTTCTTGA